A stretch of Aminivibrio pyruvatiphilus DNA encodes these proteins:
- the rplV gene encoding 50S ribosomal protein L22 yields the protein MEAKAVARQVRVSPIKVRRVLALIRGKKVGDALVALQFSPQKSAKLVGKVLQSAVANAEHNFGMDTDKLRVVAATADQGPKMKRFRPVSMGRAHPYYHRTSHVTVTVAER from the coding sequence ATGGAAGCGAAAGCCGTTGCCAGGCAGGTACGGGTTTCACCTATAAAGGTTCGTCGGGTGCTGGCTCTCATTCGGGGCAAAAAAGTCGGGGACGCCCTTGTGGCTCTCCAGTTCAGCCCGCAGAAATCCGCCAAGCTCGTCGGAAAAGTGTTGCAGAGCGCTGTAGCCAACGCCGAACACAATTTCGGCATGGATACGGATAAACTGCGGGTCGTAGCAGCTACGGCGGATCAGGGGCCGAAGATGAAGCGCTTCCGCCCCGTGTCGATGGGTAGGGCGCACCCCTACTACCACCGTACAAGCCACGTGACAGTCACAGTGGCAGAACGTTAA
- the rpsS gene encoding 30S ribosomal protein S19 — MARSRKKGPYVDQKLLRKVEDMNEGTAKKVLKTWSRRSTIVPPMIGHTIAVHNGRIHIPIYISENMVGHKLGEFAPTRKFGGHAGQERSSRAR, encoded by the coding sequence ATGGCTCGTTCCAGAAAGAAGGGGCCCTATGTGGACCAGAAGCTGCTCCGTAAAGTGGAGGACATGAACGAAGGGACCGCGAAGAAAGTGCTCAAGACCTGGTCCCGGAGGTCCACCATAGTGCCGCCCATGATCGGCCACACGATTGCGGTGCACAACGGCAGGATCCACATCCCCATCTACATCAGCGAAAATATGGTCGGTCACAAACTTGGGGAATTTGCCCCCACCCGCAAGTTCGGCGGACATGCGGGTCAGGAGCGCTCCTCAAGAGCGAGGTAA